In Melanotaenia boesemani isolate fMelBoe1 chromosome 1, fMelBoe1.pri, whole genome shotgun sequence, the genomic window AAAGGCTTTTTGCATGCCTTTATTTGAGCAAAGCTGTCACAAACTGATATACCTTATCtgatcaaacacatttttttgttcattattgTCAGCAGGCaaataattggaaaaaaattaacagaacaAGTTGGTACAAAACAAAGACAGCCTTTTCTAATACAATCAAATGTTAACTCATATGaaaagatataaatatatataagcCATACAATAACATTTACATGCTGTTCCATCAGATATTATCTGTTGCAATATCACCCAGCTGATGCTGTCTATTAGCAACAAATAGGATGAAATGTGTGTTAAGGCTGTTGTAACTCTTTTCACAACATTACAGACAGGTCGGTTCCTTGGAACGGCCATTTATTACACAGGCACATCTTCTTTGTGGTTTCCATGCCTCCATGCCTTAAGAACTTTGAATGCACAGAGTACAAAAAGgtttaaatatacagtatgaCAAATGAACTAACAAACAAGTTTAGCTGTTGAAATGAAGTTTTTTCAAACAAATACCTAATTGTCTGCTTGTCGTGAAAGAGGGTTTAAGTTCTTACAATACGGCTCGTCAGCATTTTTCTTGCATCTTCATGTTTGGTTGCTTATTGACAAGATCAAACAAGATCAcgcttgtaaaaaaaataagaaaataagttgatatatattaaaaaaataataaaaacacagttcagCTTACATTTACATAAGATCTGAAATCAATATTAAtctaaaaaatatacaaattacAAAACATGAACACTTAACACTTGCAGCTGTTGTTTGATTAAACGTTTCAATGTCATCGTCTGTATCTCCCTCTTCCACTGAAAGATTGTAACTGGTACAGTGTCGGCCACAATGGCAGCCAGCCCGAGGCGCCTATGATTTATTACACATCTTCACACATCGTTTAGGGAATGTTTCTAGAACAGTAATACCCAGtctatttactttttcttgccAAAATGTGCCCAAGGTTGTTGATCTACTTtgttgcaatttccctctgagattatttgtttgttttttatttatttttattcattatgcTGTTAGAAGATTGTTGCTACCTagtaacatttcttttatttatttcttatcaaaaacaaaaatgattatatgtccaaatgtttttaaacacattagGTGAAAAGCTTTAGCTGCATAGCCCACATTCATTTTCATGTAAGATAGgggactttatttttctgtgagtCATTGTTTCCTAGGAATCTAACCACataacatacatacacacacatacatttgaTGTACATCTAGATTAAATTAGCACTTTGTGCTTAAACTGGCTCTTAAACATTGCTTTTATAGTTCTTGCATACATATGTTATACAAATTGTTCCCATTGTCTTCTTCTTTCAGGTGGTTATGTATCAAACAGTTTAGCCATTATGACTGATGCTGTGCACATGCTAGCAGATGTGGTAGGTATCTTGTTTTCCCTGCTAGCGCTTTGGCTTTCCACAAAGCCACCTACCAAGAAGTTCACCTTTGGGCTGCATCGCCTCGGTGAGATTCAGAAGCCatcatatttcttcttttcatttcccCTTTATATACACATCCTCTGTTTAGTGTGCACCTAACAGATTATAGTGCTTTTTATGCAGATTAATCACTCTGAAAAAGAGTGTTTTCAGCAATGTTCAAGGCAAATCAGAATCATGTTCCAGATATACAGGTTATGGGAATTTCTCAGCTGtttctaaatgaatatttatcatttcattataaATCACTTTCTGTCAAATAGAGTTTCATAATGTAGAGACTTAAAAAATTTCTTGTCCTAATTAATTTCTCAGTTCAACAATGATGTGAAGTTTTTTTCTATTGTATTTAAACAATCTGGTGCAtgtgtaatttttaaaatgtttacctatgtaaattaataataaatgaacatttcataGGTTGGAAGTTACTAAACATGCCttagatttctttttactttctgtATCTTTTTATGCCTGTCATATTTAGtcctttgtcttttatttttggtCTTATTTGTAAtctcatatgtttttttttttttttttttactcgtATTGCTTGTTACAGAAATACTTTGTATTTACATCAGATTGTGACTTCTTGTTTTTAGAGGTAGTATCAGCAGTTCTCAGCGTGCTGCTCATCTACATCCTGACGGGTATATTGCTTTATGAGGCGGTTCAGAGAACTGTACACCAAGAATTCGACATAGATGGAGATGTCATGCTCATCACGGCGGCTGTTGGAGTGGCTGTTAATCTTGTGTGAGTTTGGGAGTGGGGGGTAAGGTGCAGCAACACTTGAAGAAAAAATCAGCAAAAATATCTAACAGTTCAGTCCAAAGTACTGTTGGAACTGCATAGATTCCAGCTTctgatcctctgtgtgtgtgtgtgtgtgtgtgtgtgtgtgtgtgtgtgtgtgtgtgtgtgtgtgtgtgtgtgtgtgtgtgtgtgtgtgtgtgtgtgtgtgtgtgtgtgtgtaatgattTAGTAGTTGGTAGGACTGATCGCAGTTTTCAAGCTTGGTAAATTATGACATCAATCTGACAATTTGTATTATTCATTCCTGGTTATTAATCTATTTTCTGGTTGCTTTCTTTGTGATTTCAGAATGGGTTTTTTGTTAAACCAAGGTGGCCATCTTCACTCACACGGCCATGGTCACTCTCACGGCTCTGCAGCTGCCTCAAATTCGCATTCAGCCGGATCACCTCAGCAGAAGCCACATGGTAGCCTAGCTGTAAGAGCTGCCTTCATCCATGCTTTGGGAGATCTTCTTCAGAGTGTTGGGGTCCTTATAGCTGCATATATTGTCCGGTTCAAggtatgtaatttttttaactgagaATATTAACAATGATCTCTTGTGCGAATGTTACACTAAAACAAGGAGTTTAAAGAGGGTTTTTCTAAAAAGGCACAGCCGCTTAAACAAGCTGATTAAATTCCTTTGTTAGATTTAGTGTGTTTGCCTACTCCTGTAACACTGTCACACTTTGACAATTATCATGTGCAACTGGATTGTGTAGCCATCAGTACTGACAGGAACtgaagataataaataaatataaataagaatTTTACCCATATTAATTTTACATGAGACTGAATGCTGTTTCAACACTTGGTCATTGCAATAAAGGTAGGTGGTAGAGGTTTTTTGACCAGTGAATTAGCTTTTCAGTCTTCCTGAAACCATTGTTTAGAAtctattaaatatattttacttaatgtcaatcaagattaaataattacacaCTACATAATTTTATGGTATTAAAAGTGTGTAAATAAGTATGTCATTgacaatttttaaaattttatattatcATCTTCACCTATaagttaaaacacattttttaccCCTATCCAGCATGATGCTGTGATCTCAATGTCACTGTATCTTCCTTTCTGTAAAGCCTTAGTTTGACGCTCTGACCCTTGCTTTCATCCACGTGTCacttgtaaaaaacaaaaactccacAAGATCTTTCGTATTCAGTCGAACAGTTTACTTTaaaacttcacaaaaaaaaatggtCCATTAGTTCTCTATagtatggaaaataaaataaataaaacataatgccaTGAAATGAGAGTAAGAGAGGTCAAAAAACTGTGTGGCTCTACTCCAGGCTTGCCTGACTGTGTTGTTTGATTAGGTCCCAGCCCCACCCTTGTTAGCCTGCCCAACCAATCAAATATGCAAATCATCTTAGAGCCACAATATCCTCTTCAAAGTTACAAAGTTATCCATGCatgtaattaaataaagcatttttcttgtttttagctTGAATTACAAAACACCTATATATGAAATAATCTGAAAACATGCATGAAATCTTTAACATAATAACTTTAACCATAACTTAACTAAAACTTGCATTTAGGTTCCTACAGTCACATTTGAGACTTTGTCCACTCAGCTTTAAATTCCATCTCTCTCTGTTTAACTACACATTTACCAAACATACTGAACACCACACCGAAGTTGAGGTGAATAGGTGATCCTGCAGGTCAagtagataaaaacaaaaccaaaacaaaacagcacagCTAACAGCATCTGCAACATGTACAAGCACCAACAAAAGTGAGCAGAAACAACTAAGCCAACAAACTACAatccccaaaaaacaaacacaccaaaaaaaaaaaaaaaaaaagtggtgctGGTCAAGCCAAAAACTACCTCATGTGGCACCACAGAAATTACCCTactaaagacaaacaaaaccaagCTGAAACTCCAGAACAAAAGAACAAGTCCCCATTATTATGTTACGGCTGACCCGAGCCCTAAACATAAGTGACTGCCACACCAGGGGTTAGGTTAATAATTTAAGAATATattgaaaagaatgaaaaagaaacaaaaaggttttACCAAACACTCAACGGTACTACTTTTGCTGGATGAAGAGAGAGCAATGTTAAGCAGGGCCAGCCTTTATGAACAGAAAATGTACATATATGTATTTTGTTATAAGAGttttaaagtatatttttaacttatattttcctgtatattttggtatattgtgttttctttaatctttatatttattaatggtGCTGTACTGCTGCTGGAACTCCTAATTTCCCTGAGGGAACCTGCCCAAACAGATGAATACATGTATAAAACTGGGGAACAACTTTTACTTTTGAAGGAAAGAGTATGAATTTTAGAAATAACAACAAAGCAACCTATCAAACATGTTATCATTGCAAACAGTAACTTGTTCTGTTAGTTAAGTTGTGCTTACTTTGTCTTCACAGCCAGAGCTTAAACTGGCAGACCCAATCTGCACCTACATCTTCTCTGTTCTGGTTCTCTTCACCACATTACGCATCTTACGGGACACAATAGTCATCGTGCTGGAGGGTAAGTCTGGGCCCTCTCTCCAGAGTGCTCTATTTAGTGTTTTAGTTAGGTGAGTTCTGTAATGACATTCTTATCTTGCTCTCTCAGGTGTTCCAAGACACCTAGACACTCAGCGAATTAAAGAGGATCTCATGAAGCTGGACGATGTCCAATCAGTCGATGAGTTGAACGTCTGGGCGCTGACCGCTGATAAGACTGCAGCACTAGTGCATCTCCAGCTCAGTGAGTAGTTATCTGTTTTCTCAGTGAAGAAGGGGGTGTTTtgaggaaataaaatgtatagaTTTCAGTCAAACTTTATATTCAATCCAAAAGCTAATAATAGAGTTACTTTTATACATGACAAATGAAAATCTCATCTGATTACAAAGATTCATTATTGACAGTAGCTGTAATGGATTAGTGACTTCATGCACATTGCTGGTGCTTTGGCACTTATCTAAAAGGACTGCAGCCACATTTTGTACTAAATGTAATCCCATAGAACATTCTATGTTTGCAAGTAAAATCAAATCCATTGGTAGACATCATTCGAGGAAGGCCCTGGCTATGTTCAgtctgtcttttttaaaatattttctaattttcaGTCAACAAGTATCCTTGCATCCTCAGAGAAAACATGCTTGCATAATGTCTTACTCAATTTCTTGATGAGCTGCTTTGATCTAAATTGTTTCCAGTTCTGATTTGGGAGTGTGTTAAACATCAATGACATGTCggaacaaaatgtttttgtacagTTTGAGTGTGTTTCAGCGTCTCCTCTGGAATTTCTTTGAATTTATCTTTGATCTTTGTTTTAGTAAAGCTGTCAGATTTAGGCTTTACAGTGTTGGCCTTTGACATGCTAAACACTTGTTGAAATCAGATGTGAAATATGAGCGCATGCCTGAGGACAGATTTCAACACatcagaaaatatatatatcttaaaAGATATAGACAgtccccccccctttttttcaccctatatttttgtaaaaagagaaaaaaaacataaaaaaaagccacatttagatttagtttCAACTCAAGCTGTTACTTCAGATAGGAATGGACAAAAAGTTTTAAGTGCCACTTCTTAGCATATAGTACCTTGTAATCTGTGCTGTTGGGTTTTGAATGTCTTGGCTAAATGGAAATGTGCTGAACCAAATGAAAAATGGCTCAGTTTACCAGTGCTTACTGAGCTCCTGTTTCTCCACAAGATGGAGCTGTTTATTCCTTTTTGTATTGGCTGCAACACAATACAAGATGGAAACGAATGGGGGGGATACTAAGCTGTAATGAAATTTAATgtaaaaccttttattttctttcttcatttctatttttattccatAATTCAGTGCAGCAGGGAAATTAGACAGTTGGAAAGCTGcaaaaattatagaaaaaagtGTGCTGTTAAACAACTATTGAGcatccaaacaacaaaaacatttaagtatGTTCTTAGGTTTGTATGTGTactagaaaaaaacagcaaggaaaactatgttttatttaatcaagtatttcaCTGAACCATTTCATGCTAGCAGGGCCACAAACCTGGCACACCTAAATAGACACTGGAGTTACACATGGTTTTCTCATGCTATGGCAAATACAAATGgcataattattgtttttaagtccTACATTAACATCTGGTGCTCACAGAAACCTTTTAAAGTCACAAAATAATTTCATTCAAGTCCACATGTGTGTAATCTTAACAATCACATGACAtctataatatatttattgtgaAAGGCCCCAGAGTTTGCCCCCACCAGTAGGGAAGAAGGACCACCAAGTAAACAGCACAAATAAGAGAAGTTTAGCATGGAGGTTAGATTTTCCAAACTTAAAGAAACACACCTTAAGGCTTGTACCAGGAATATTTACTAAATATGGATCTACAAAGTATTAACCATGTGGGGGGGGGGAATACTTATGGACACACATCCACATTCACTAAGATTGATTTACATCAGATGTATTTCTTTGTTCACAGCACCCTCTAGTTCTAATAACTGGGAGGACGTCCAGGCAAGGGCTCGTCACCTGCTGCTTCACACCTACGGTCTCAGCAGGTGCACAGTTCAGGTGCAGACTCACAGACAGAGGGTGGTGCGCAGCTGTGCACACTGCCAGACGTCCAGTGCCTGAAGAGAAACTCGTGCTTACACTGACTTCAGCAGTTCATTCCATGGAAACAGAAAGTACGATTCACAGAAGCACATGGCTGCTGCAGCGCAGTGCTATAGCAGCAATCAGTCCACAGCCGTATGTGGAAAAGAGAGGTGCCAAGGGAAAGCCAGTAGTATAACAGCAGATGCACATTTATAATTAGGGGAGAAATTAAGTCTCCTGGGACTTGATGCACTCATGCTTCCAAAACTTTTTGATTAAAGGTTGACTGCTTGTACTCAGAAAGATGAAAATACTTGACCTTAATTCACCATTAAAGCCTACTCTGAACATCATTTCATTATAAATcacttcaattttttttttgtatgcaacCGTTTGATGTTTTGTCATCAGATGTATATTTCTGATTTGTTCCTAGGCGTTAGAACTGGATACTGAGATTTCAAGTCTTTTACAATAGATGTCAGCCATTGAAAAAGTACCTCATGATAACTGGTCACAGTGCATATAAGCTGGAGTTGTCACAAGTGGTAGGAATAAGGCACTAAACCTTTAACATTGTGTCCCTTTAGGAGACATAACACCTTATCAAATGCACTTAACTCTTCTTAAACCAAAGTCTGTCACCAGgcagataattttttttaaaaagaaaaacaaccatctTCTTCTTGCCTATTGTGGCTGTACTCACCAACACTTAAAATAACTTGACATTTCAGACACTGATTTTCTTTGGAAGTAACAAAGTAAAGCAAGCAGGCAACTGACAATCAGTGTTACTGTCTGAGAGTAAGGGCATTGCTTACGCTTCATATCATTTACTGACAGGATAAACGTGCAAGCAGGTTTGTATTATTTGatgcattttaaagctttagTGTGTCATTGGAGGAGTGAGTTGAAATTTGCCAATTAATAGTGTTTATAGTGTTTTCCAGTGTTGAGTTTGCAAGGAGTTAATGTGACTGATAATAATCACCAAGGGGAAATCAATAACTGagttactgtttttgtttgtaataaatcattaaatgcCTTTTGTCTTTCTTCCATTTTTCATTGTACAAAGTGGAGTGAAGAAGAATGGTGCTCCCCAAAGGGTTACTCATATACTGAGAAAACCTCCACTTTAAGTTGgagaactgtttttatttaagtagATGCTGTTACAGATGTTTTACACATCTCCATCCATATTTCTGTTGTAAGTTGTAAATTCTATATCTCTATATCTTTATCTAtagatctatatatatatatatatatatatatatatatatatatatatatatatatatatatacacacacacacacatagattcAGCAAATGTATACACAGTGTGAACCcagaattaattttttaatgtgtgtaacATCAACAAAATGAATGTTGAGCTTGGGGGTAATTAAAATTCATTCTCTTatagaaataatgtttttaaagctttaaaaggaAGAATAGTTTGGCAAATAAGCTCTAAAACATAGACAAATAACTAAAAGTCATGTGATGTGGTGCAGCGTACTACatgcatttaaaacataacCGATTCAATATGACATCCTCCACAAAATGGAGTTAATGTGTAAAATGCTGGTGTATCATGGGTTTATAATTGACATAATTAAAGAGGGAGTATCTGTTTTCAAGCAACAGTCTTATCATAAACCACTGTAGCAAAGGGAGTCAACTGTTGACTTAACAGACAAGACAACCATTTACTGCTCTCGACTGAGTGCCCTACCTTAGACTACCATTAAACAATTCTTTCACTCTTGGTGCATATTGTTAGTTACAGCAGACCTCATTACAGAGCAGACGTGTTTAAATATAATCATTTACAGACCACAAgggaaacctttttaaaaatgtactttttgaGCCCGTGTGTATTGTTAATGACAAATTGGGAATTTTCATGtctcatttttaataaacaccACGAGGGAGTGTTAGTACCTGCTTTACTGGTCGATCACATGACCTGTGGTTTCATAATGTGTGTGAAACAGTCACGTACACAAATTCCAAGGCACATACACACTATGAATTTCCTGTCGTGTCATTGTTTCCCTAAATAACTTTTCCGTTTACTTTCTCTTAAAATGCAGTTGGGGAAAATTCATGTAGTAACATGCGATTGTGTTAAATAAGAGGCAGGAGATGTTTTGGAATGTAACTCGTGACCTGACATGTAAGCTATACCTAAAACAAAGTGTGTTTCCTGATGACAGAGTCACTCACAAAGAGCAGGATGCAAAACCCATGCGTCGCCTTCTCCCTCTCCCCGTACTCCCCTTGTTTAATTAGTCATGAGAAATCCATTCGTTGTCATGGTGTAGTCAGCCAGAAGGTGCCGGGGGCAACTTTATGGGAAAGacattttctaattatttgCTCTCTTCAGAGATGAGGTGTGCATTAAGGGGATTGCCTGTAAAACACAATGGGACCACTGAATGTTCATCCAACCATAAACCCGGCAGATTAATGCATCTGATTGTTGCTATGATGACTTGCTGTACACCAGTCCCTTCTGAAAACACCAttttcatgtctgaaaccaaCTCCTcatatgtgtacatatatatatatatatatatatatatatatatatatatatatatatatatatatatatatacatatatatatacactatatatatatatacatatatatacactatataTGCATTGTTAATTGGATCGATTTACATGTATGCTCTTTATTcctttgatttttcttctttttttttaactggatgAGAAGGGATTCAGGTGGATTAATAGTTTTAGTGCTTTTGGGAGCATATTCAACACATGCACTGTGCATGTGTTCTTAATGCCCATGCTCCCTGTAATAAACTAATTAGCTAAATTTGGACACTTTTGGGACAATAGGGTTTGACACTAGATGCTCTGAAATGTAATAAAAGGGAAAGCAGatgtagattaaaaaataaatcaatgaaatAATGGTGACTGAATTCCATTTATCTGTGCTGGTCCTGTGATGTCACACATCAACACAACAAATCCAGAACTAAGTTTGATCTATGAAACATTGCATTATTACTTTACTACACAAACTATAAAAATTATCCATTTTCAGTAATTTTAATGGGTTTGTTCACAATGATCAAACTAAAAAAcacccagtataatccagtccAAACTGGGCGATAAAGAGAATTCTGCTTCTGAAACTTTAATCATGACTGCATTTACATGATAAAATTAATGAAGGTCCTGTTGGAGATTTAATCCAGCACAgcattaaacaacaaaaacagtttgatgACAAAAGCTGAATGTTAAGAAGTATAATTTATTGGACAATGTACAGTACATTTCATAGACATTGTGTCTTTTATATTCAGGCACTATTGAACATTCACATTAACACACAGGACATCTGGGTTGCTATGGGTACCACACTGCCTGTCAAAAAATATTCACAACTGATTCGCTAAAAATAAAGCTATCCAgttagattattttcttttttacatttacatttgttCATATTACACATTGTTCTGTTGATGCGGATGGACGTCTTTGTGTTGCCACTACAGAGCAGGGTGAAACCCCACCAGTGGAGCAGAAGCATTTCCGCACACTGTGTCAAAGCATCCTAGTTTGTGCGAAAAGGATTCTGTTAGACTGATGGGGGGCAGGCATGTAGTCAAAGTCTGGATCTTCACAGAAAATAacaaccttttgttttttgcttccttttttttcttttttacttggtAAGGGACTTCACCATCTCCAGTTCCTCTACAGGTTTCCACTGCTGATTGATGGTGACAAGCTGCAGTAAAAAAGCAGGGATAAAAATGAGCCTTCAGTTGGCCTACTTTCAAGTGTTAACATGAATATCTACATGGAGGCTGTGGCAATAT contains:
- the slc30a4 gene encoding zinc transporter 4, which produces MSGGNLFSKVRSAFRREQSDWDLSDTAPFDFSDELVEDETPKFNKLKVVVSGEMSDYSAGATSNGVAVNTLVVADDDDDDSLLDSSSIGSPGLNMDPCDNCTKKKERIKHRKVMKRLVFAALLYFLFMTGEIIGGYVSNSLAIMTDAVHMLADVVGILFSLLALWLSTKPPTKKFTFGLHRLEVVSAVLSVLLIYILTGILLYEAVQRTVHQEFDIDGDVMLITAAVGVAVNLVMGFLLNQGGHLHSHGHGHSHGSAAASNSHSAGSPQQKPHGSLAVRAAFIHALGDLLQSVGVLIAAYIVRFKPELKLADPICTYIFSVLVLFTTLRILRDTIVIVLEGVPRHLDTQRIKEDLMKLDDVQSVDELNVWALTADKTAALVHLQLTPSSSNNWEDVQARARHLLLHTYGLSRCTVQVQTHRQRVVRSCAHCQTSSA